A segment of the Nilaparvata lugens isolate BPH chromosome X, ASM1435652v1, whole genome shotgun sequence genome:
GTTACCAGAAGGTATAGagttagtcattattgcaataaaagaagtgtacaatagaaacaatactcggtatattctacagtttgaaaatctggaagaattgtatgtgtcaaactattggttagaggaggaatttgagagctctaacattgatttgaatcataaaattagaatcaagctagatgtttttaaatatacacccagtaggaataaggaaagagttactttctgtatttgatttgtcCATAGATATGgtttgatgtatgtataataatttaaaaataaagaaaattattgtggcATTGACTGTTGACATTTACCTCTCCCCCCTTCTCCACATtcctttctcattttttctctcctgctaaacaagtggaggaggaggaggacaaaggaggaggaggaggacaaaggaggagaacaaaggacaatttttgtcctcggagaagaggaaaattgtcctcaGAGGGCAATTTCTGTCCTCGGAGggcaatttttgtcctcggaggacagtttttgtcctcggaggggaggatttttgtcctcgaaggataaaattaaagtaaaaatgaacttacatgtgttgatttgacaaAATGACAGCTATCTCCTCGGCTTAGCTAGCTCCTTGGCTATGCTTCTCTCGATGCAGGTATGTTTtcctcacgagagcacaactgcttatgagaccggaaaccgagttgtgaggtgagaaaatgctgtgaaaaacaatgaaatatttaataactgcaatcaaatattagaaatcaataagtaagtgttatttcaaaaatatcagaatgtaaCGGATTATACTTACTTACAATCAAATGTCAGCATTGTGCTGCTGGTAAACCTCTGGGAAGTTGAGTACAGCATGCTCCAATTGCACACGCCCCCTCGTATGCACTCTCTCACTCGTACAAGCCTGCAACAGACAGAGAAACGACTTGGTATAAAATCAGTTGCCTCAGAGGAAAATCACCATTTACGTTAGAGAAGAGTTAAGTGAACTTATATACCCTACGTGAACTTCTCCCTAATCATCATCTACACAatggattcatcatcatcttcaagcTTCATCATACCAGACAGCCCACCAACAGAGCAGCAGCTCAACTACTGGAAGCAGAAGCAGCAGCAGAAAGCTCGCAGCTCGGCTGCCACCTCCGCTGCCACAGCTGCCGCCTCCGCTGTCTCCGCCGCCTACTCCTCCGCCTCACCCCTGAAAAGACAGGGAATCTTCGTTCAACGAGAGAGGGGTGAGGAGATCGTGATTCTGGACACTCCTCTGCCACAATCTACACCGCCTACCTGGGTGCCGCGACGAGCGGTGCTGGCAACTCAACCCAGCAAGCAGCCGGTGAAAAGGAGGCTAGTTTTCGAGGACAAGGgcgtgctcactcaatcaaaggttagcttaaagaaatattattattgtattaacatgtaatgtgcacaaaatctttataaaatgtgaattagtttttttaaaactaatttccaatggataaaatcttttgtgcaca
Coding sequences within it:
- the LOC120354577 gene encoding uncharacterized protein LOC120354577, translating into MDSSSSSSFIIPDSPPTEQQLNYWKQKQQQKARSSAATSAATAAASAVSAAYSSASPLKRQGIFVQRERGEEIVILDTPLPQSTPPTWVPRRAVLATQPSKQPVKRRLVFEDKGVLTQSKKRVPEEDSSIVPLLREEEEVETEDEDEMQLESFLELLNSRVEKPWTPLC